One window of the Sphaerochaeta associata genome contains the following:
- a CDS encoding cyclase family protein: MIALSIVGLRFDHLPPSKQALFAFEDGRLSEACVKIKKQTQSKSVLLLATCDRIELWCEQPRTGTVEPLLRSLSLSPLTWTSQTYSISSQESLLHCMSLACGLLSPLFGEDQIISQVQQAYTRSVGVGCASSLLSYLVREVITTAKQVQSKVDLQIVDESVAERVYSLVSAYEKQPVLVIGSSALARSVASCLARRDFIVYMTIRDTEKADLLVPPKVEAVAYEKRLSYLSRCHVVISATKGMEYTLTKEQVEGTHLYIDLAPVRDIDPEIEGVVRIQDLDIDLPSRERETQKALGIIETACAKTEHYLHYRSAVPELQSLAVDAANDLVYRLQAPLKQAMAENTDLAQVIHETARKAFSHYLYAQKKEQAKRMHLDLSMPLENGQAGYSGDPAVVIAPFHTLEREGWRLTKLQFGSHAATHMDSPAHLLPEGSSLDEIPVSRFFATACVLDCSEDCDITVEKVSCIDSDCDAVLLYTKGKSYLTQEAAAYLVERGVRMFGFDTGNCDRDGDLDFPIHHTILGSNALILENLVNLEHILHRTVQLTALPLSYKHADGSPARVVATYEA, from the coding sequence GTGATTGCCCTCTCTATTGTCGGCCTTCGGTTCGACCATCTGCCTCCTTCCAAGCAGGCCTTGTTTGCCTTTGAGGATGGCAGACTCAGCGAAGCTTGTGTGAAAATCAAAAAGCAAACCCAGAGCAAGTCGGTCCTGCTGCTGGCCACCTGCGATCGAATCGAGCTTTGGTGCGAACAGCCAAGGACCGGCACCGTGGAACCGCTGCTTCGCAGCCTTTCACTCTCGCCATTGACTTGGACAAGTCAGACGTATTCAATTTCGTCGCAGGAGAGTCTTCTGCACTGTATGTCTCTGGCGTGTGGATTGCTCAGCCCGCTCTTCGGAGAGGACCAGATCATCAGCCAAGTGCAACAAGCTTATACCCGCTCGGTAGGGGTGGGGTGCGCTTCATCGCTGCTCTCTTATCTTGTACGGGAGGTGATAACCACCGCCAAGCAGGTCCAGAGCAAGGTTGATCTTCAGATCGTAGATGAGAGTGTGGCTGAGCGCGTCTACAGCCTGGTGTCAGCCTATGAGAAGCAGCCGGTGCTTGTCATAGGAAGCAGCGCACTTGCCCGCTCTGTCGCCTCCTGCCTGGCTCGAAGAGATTTTATCGTATACATGACGATCCGCGATACAGAGAAAGCCGATCTTTTGGTTCCTCCCAAGGTTGAGGCAGTCGCCTATGAGAAGCGATTATCCTATCTGTCTCGCTGTCATGTTGTCATCAGTGCGACGAAGGGGATGGAGTACACCCTGACAAAAGAGCAGGTGGAAGGCACCCATCTCTATATCGATTTGGCACCGGTGAGGGATATCGACCCCGAAATCGAAGGTGTTGTACGCATCCAAGACCTCGATATTGACCTTCCAAGCCGTGAACGAGAGACGCAGAAAGCCCTCGGTATCATCGAAACGGCATGTGCTAAAACTGAACACTATCTGCACTATCGGTCAGCCGTACCGGAGTTGCAGAGTCTGGCAGTCGATGCAGCAAATGATCTGGTGTACCGGTTGCAGGCTCCGCTTAAGCAGGCAATGGCGGAGAATACTGATTTGGCCCAAGTCATTCATGAGACGGCCCGAAAAGCTTTCAGCCACTATCTGTATGCGCAAAAAAAAGAGCAGGCAAAACGCATGCATCTCGATCTTTCCATGCCGCTTGAGAACGGACAGGCCGGCTATTCCGGCGATCCCGCCGTTGTTATTGCACCCTTCCATACCTTGGAAAGGGAGGGATGGCGGCTTACAAAGCTGCAATTCGGCTCGCATGCGGCAACCCATATGGACAGCCCGGCTCATCTGTTGCCTGAAGGTTCGTCCTTGGACGAGATTCCCGTCTCCCGTTTCTTTGCAACGGCCTGTGTCTTGGATTGTTCGGAGGATTGCGACATTACAGTAGAAAAGGTCTCATGCATCGATTCGGACTGCGATGCCGTTCTCTTGTATACGAAGGGGAAGTCGTATCTGACCCAAGAGGCTGCGGCATACCTTGTTGAGCGCGGTGTAAGGATGTTTGGCTTCGACACGGGAAACTGTGACCGGGATGGGGACCTTGACTTCCCCATCCACCACACCATTCTCGGCTCCAACGCCCTGATTCTTGAGAATCTGGTGAACCTCGAACACATACTCCATAGAACCGTTCAGTTGACCGCCCTGCCTCTTTCCTACAAGCATGCCGATGGATCGCCGGCCAGGGTGGTTGCAACCTATGAAGCCTAG
- a CDS encoding DNA-3-methyladenine glycosylase family protein, giving the protein MSASIDLDATLFSGQTFAWSKQDGVYQAVVGRQLVCFTEKTFDPLLAQNGALRRYFDMDWEYGRAESYLSSLDPHLARAIQAYKGLHILNQDPWEVLMGFLLSQNNNIKRIRGMYELLSKHFGTHVEGPWYAFPRPEQLMNVSEQDLRQLGMGFRAPYLLDAIQNHALLQAIPDLGDEEAYRALQTIRGVGPKVALCILAFAFHRQQAFPLDTWMLKVMKTRYPGRDASYFTPYAALAQQYLFHFERTQGGRL; this is encoded by the coding sequence ATGAGTGCATCCATTGATCTAGACGCAACCCTATTTTCAGGACAGACGTTTGCCTGGTCGAAGCAGGACGGAGTCTATCAGGCAGTGGTGGGGCGGCAGCTGGTCTGTTTTACCGAAAAGACCTTTGACCCATTGCTTGCTCAAAATGGAGCGCTGCGCCGTTATTTTGACATGGACTGGGAATACGGGAGGGCAGAGTCGTACCTGTCCTCCCTCGACCCTCATCTCGCTCGTGCAATACAGGCCTACAAGGGTCTGCATATCCTCAACCAGGATCCATGGGAGGTCCTGATGGGTTTTTTACTCAGCCAGAACAACAATATCAAGCGTATACGAGGCATGTATGAGCTGTTGTCCAAGCATTTCGGCACCCATGTCGAAGGTCCTTGGTATGCCTTCCCCCGCCCGGAGCAACTGATGAATGTCAGCGAACAGGATCTGCGGCAATTGGGTATGGGATTTCGAGCACCCTATCTGCTGGATGCAATTCAGAATCATGCACTCCTGCAAGCCATCCCGGACCTTGGCGATGAAGAAGCTTATCGTGCCTTGCAGACAATCCGTGGAGTGGGTCCGAAGGTAGCCCTTTGCATACTGGCCTTTGCCTTCCATCGTCAACAAGCCTTTCCCCTCGATACCTGGATGCTGAAGGTGATGAAGACGCGCTATCCCGGTCGTGATGCTTCATATTTCACCCCCTATGCGGCGCTCGCCCAGCAGTACCTGTTTCACTTTGAGCGTACCCAAGGAGGTCGGTTGTGA